Proteins encoded within one genomic window of Agelaius phoeniceus isolate bAgePho1 chromosome 9, bAgePho1.hap1, whole genome shotgun sequence:
- the LZTS2 gene encoding leucine zipper putative tumor suppressor 2, with translation MAIVQTLPVPLEAVSEGATQLRATARSPPAAMGSVGSLLPVRPRHDCASDGDPSAASFCKQEGLLRATPEEPRVSVPGVTHSYANGGFCGDWLDASSPASPCSDSDDLRDDQAPSDHLRGPPPKLVPVSGKLEENVEKTLIRPMAFKPVVSKLRNAQPGTRLGLSESQVSLTHLLAAEKPGSLSCRASTLSDSGRNSLSSLPTYSTGCSQHPEVGALPTTPHGPLDPPGGCRPSNSDSGRSSSSKSTGSLSGRGRPSSESGSCGRSPLPGEEAMLVRELEDKLREREAELRLLRDSLDENEVAICQVFEEKQRRCEQELEGLRQRCAAQARQAAHAAHRGQQVLQLQVLQLQQEKKQLQEDLTQLLQEHELLERRCASFQRERTELAPRLEETKWEVCQKSGEISLLKQQLKEAQAELAQRGAELLGLRAQLREARAQLQAGERRAQGLQEAARLKALELEVCANELQRRKSEADLFRAKAGRLEQEVVGLREAARGRCPPGTGEGCPPPGEGCPPASEEPRGSAGLRRQLERLRAEVALERRRGQEQRDAFEQERGTWQGEKERVIRYQKQLQYSYIQMYRRNRRLEQRLQHLRLQGEDPLPEPCDPPDPPFEEITATEI, from the exons ATGGCCATCGTGCAGACACTGCCAGTGCCCCTTGAGGCTGTGTCTGAGGGGGCCACACAGCTCCGTGCCACTGCCCGCTCACCCCCTGCCGCCATGGGCAGTGTGGGCAGCCTCCTGCCTGTCCGGCCTCGCCACGACTGCGCAAGTGATGGGGACCCCTCCGCCGCCTCCTTCTGCAAGCAGGAGGGGCTACTCCGAGCCACTCCTGAGGAGCCCCGCGTGTCTGTGCCCGGTGTCACCCACTCCTATGCCAATGGGGGCTTCTGTGGCGACTGGCTTGATGCCtcctctcctgccagcccctgtaGCGACTCAGATGATCTCCGTGATGACCAAGCACCAAGTGATCACCTTCGGGGGCCGCCCCCCAAGCTTGTACCTGTGTCTGGCAAGCTGGAAGAG AATGTGGAGAAGACCCTAATCCGCCCCATGGCCTTCAAGCCAGTGGTATCCAAGCTTCGGAATGCCCAGCCAGGCACACGCCTAGGGCTCTCAGAGAGCCAGGTGAGCCTCACCCACTTGCTGGCTGCTGAGAAGCCTGGCTCTCTGAGCTGCCGTGCCAGCACACTCTCGGACTCGGGGCGCAactccctctccagcctgcccaCTTACAGCACgggctgcagccagcacccAGAGGTGGGTGCCCTGCCGACCACCCCCCATGGCCCCCTTGACCCTCCGGGGGGCTGCCGCCCCTCCAACTCGGACAGCGGACGCTCATCCTCCAGCAAGAGCACGGGCTCGCTGAGCGGCCGGGGCCGGCCCTCCTCAGAGAGTGGCTCCTGTGGGCGCTCTCCACTGCCTGGCGAGGAGGCCATGCTGGTGCGGGAGCTGGAGGACAAGCTGCGGGAGAGGGAGGCCGAACTGCGGCTCCTGCGGGACAGCCTGGATGAGAACGAGGTGGCCATCTGCCAG gtgtttgaggagaagcagCGTCGgtgtgagcaggagctggaggggctgcGGCAGCGCTGTGCGGCCCAGGCGCGGCAGGCGGCCCACGCAGCACATCGGGGGCAGCaggtcctgcagctccaggtgctgcaattgcagcaggagaagaagcagctgcaggaggacttgacccagctgctgcaggagcatgAACTGCTGGAGCGTCGCTGTGCCTCCTTCCAGCGGGAGCGCACTGAGCTGGCACCCCGGCTGGAGGAGACCAAGTGGGAG GTGTGCCAGAAGTCAGGGGAGATCTCTctgctgaagcagcagctgaaagAAGCGCAGGCGGAGCTGGCGCAGCGGGGTGccgagctgctggggctgcgggCTCAGCTGCGGGAGGCGCGGGCGCAGCTGCAGGCGGGCGAGCGGCgggctcaggggctgcaggaggccGCCCGCCTCAAGGCGCTGGAGCTGGAGGTCTGTGCCAATGAACTGCAGCGCCGCAAGAGCGAGGCCGACCTCTTTCGCGCCAAAGCCGGCCGGCTCGAGCAGGAGGTGGTGGGGCTGCGGGAAGCTGCCCGCGGGCGATGCCCACCAGGCACTGGTGAAGGGTGCCCCCCGCCTGGGGAAGGATGCCCCCCGGCCAGCGAGGAGCCCCGGGGCAGTGCGGGGCTGCGGCGGCAGCTGGAGCGGCTGCGGGCGGAGGTGGCGCTGGAGCGGCGGCGtgggcaggagcagcgggaTGCCTTCGAGCAGGAGCGCGGCACGTGGCAGGGCGAGAAGGAGCGCGTCATCCGCTACCAGAAGCAGCTGCAGTACAGCTACATCCAGATGTACCGGCGCAACCGGCGGCTCGAGCAGCGGCTCCAGCATCTCCGGCTTCAGGGCGAGGACCCCCTGCCCGAGCCCTGTGACCCACCGGACCCGCCCTTTGAGGAGATAACAGCCACCGAGATCTGA
- the MRPL43 gene encoding large ribosomal subunit protein mL43, which translates to MTGRGSPSRFLTAVLHNGVGRYVRQLQRLQLLFSPTAADARGARQFVEEAAQDFARQHPDVVLYVSPHAGPGPAPVLRAEYLNGTVRDELIASKTSEEIVQLATKLANQSGLDIIRIRKPFHTDNPSIQGQWHPLTNKPSILTVQGPRLQPE; encoded by the exons ATGACAGGCCGCGGGTCGCCCAGCCGGTTCCTGACCGCCGTGCTGCACAACGGCGTGGGCCGGTACGTGCGGCAGCTCCAGCGCCTGCAGCTCCTCTTCAGCCCCACCGCGGCTGACGCCCGCGGCGCCAG GCAGTTCGTGGAGGAGGCGGCACAGGACTTCGCCCGGCAGCACCCCGATGTCGTCCTCTACGTGAGCCCCCACgcgggcccgggcccggccccggtACTGCGGGCCGAGTACT TGAACGGGACGGTGCGGGACGAACTCATTGCCAGCAAGACGAGTGAGGAGATCGTGCAGCTGGCCACCAAGCTGGCCAACCAGTCCGGCCTGGACATCATCCGCATCCGCAAGCCCTTCCACACTGACAACCCCAGCATCCAGGGCCAGTGGCATCCCCTCACCAACAAACCTTCCATCCTCACCGTCCAGGGCCCACGCCTGCAGCCCGAATAA
- the TWNK gene encoding twinkle mtDNA helicase isoform X2: MALVPLRPGRAASRLLPLLCGGARSKGASLSPGAPGRLGQRRYKKGVLPSPDGPAPSVSITEIRQYLRAQDIPFHDGYSCLHTPSLFTGDRGDQPLSANAPFTLFIDKTTGSFLCTATLAEGTWQDFQANVEMRHHGVTPIPPASSEETEEEMRQAREDARCIWERALPLWELLDEKETKETKALFGISQVTDATLKRFGVRYLRAARSLVFPWFSPQDATLKGVKLLRVEKKGGTKTYVEETLPRFDSYRNLFGLPLIGRRDTELVLTGWELDALALHQAAGVASLALPRGASSLPPTLLPYLEQFKRITLWLGEDLRSWEAAKLFARKLSLKRCSLVRPGNLQPRPLEALNQGLNVTKILRSALLASHKSIISFRQLREEVFGELVNTEQVSGVKWTRFPELNKLLKGHRKGELTIFTGPTGSGKTTFISEYALDLCMQGVCTLWGSFEINNVRLAKIMLTQFAGRRLEDQLELYDEWADRFEELPLYFMTFHGQQNIKTVIDTMQHAVYMYDITHVVVDNLQFMMGHEHLSVDRLAAQDFIVGAFRKFATDNTCHITLIIHPRKEDDEKELQTASIFGSAKPGGRQRPHPAGPQAGDRAREALPAGVQESLRRGRGYLPSGVQQGLALLLIFQKQG, from the exons ATGGCGCTGGTGCCCCTGCGGCCCGGGAGAGCCGCCAGCCGCCTCCTGCCGCTGCTGTGCGGGGGGGCCAGGAGCAAGGGAGCCTCGCTGAGCCCCGGGGCGCCGGGCCGCCTCGGGCAGCGACGCTACAAGAAGGGCGTGCTGCCCTCCCCCGACGGGCCCGCGCCCTCCGTCTCCATCACTGAGATCCGCCAGTACCTGCGGGCGCAGGACATCCCCTTCCACGATGGGTACAGCTGCCTGCACACCCCCAGCCTCTTCACCGGCGACCGCGGGGACCAGCCGCTGTCCGCCAATGCCCCGTTCACGCTTTTCATTGACAAGACCACGGGCAGCTTCCTGTGCACAGCCACCCTGGCCGAGGGCACCTGGCAGGACTTCCAGGCTAACGTGGAAATGCGGCACCATGGCGTTACCCCCATTCCCCCTGCCAGCTCGGAGGAGACGGAGGAGGAAATGCGACAGGCTCGAGAGGATGCCCGCTGCATCTGGGAACGGGCTCTGccgctctgggagctgctggatgagAAGGAGACCAAGGAGACCAAGGCTTTGTTTGGTATCTCCCAGGTGACAGATGCCACCTTGAAACGCTTCGGTGTGCGTTATCTGAGGGCTGCCAGGTCTCTCGTCTTCCCCTGGTTCAGTCCTCAAGATGCAACCCTGAAGGGCGTGAAACTCCTGAGGGTGGAGAAAAAGGGGGGCACAAAAACTTACGTGGAAGAGACTTTACCCCGCTTCGATTCCTATCGCAATCTTTTTGGGCTGCCCCTGATTGGCCGCCGAGACACAGAGCTAGTCTTAACCGGCTGGGAGCTGgatgccctggccctgcaccaagCTGCAGGAGtggccagcctggccctgccacGGGGGGCCAGCTCCCTGCCTCCCACCCTTCTTCCTTACCTGGAGCAGTTCAAGCGCATCACGCTGTGGCTCGGCGAGGACTTGCGCTCCTGGGAAGCTGCCAAGCTCTTTGCTCGCAAGCTGAGCCTCAAGCGCTGCTCTCTGGTGCGCCCTGGCAACCTGCAGCCCCGGCCCTTGGAGGCTCTGAACCAGGGCCTGAACGTCACCAAAATCCTGCGTTCTGCCTTGCTTGCCAGCCACAAATCCATCATCTCCTTCCGGCAACTGCGCGAGGAGGTGTTTGGGGAGCTGGTGAACACCGAGCAGGTGTCTGGCGTCAAGTGGACACGTTTCCCCGAGCTCAACAAGCTCCTCAAAGGGCACCGCAAAGGGGAGCTCACCATCTTCACAG GCCCAACGGGCAGTGGGAAGACCACGTTTATCAGCGAGTATGCACTGGACCTGTGCATGCAGGGCGTGTGCACACTGTGGGGCAGCTTTGAGATCAACAATGTCCGTCTGGCCAAAATCATGCTGACACAGTTTGCTGGCCGGCGCCTGGAGGACCAGCTGGAACTGTACGATGAGTGGGCTGATCGCTTCGAGGAGCTCCCGCTCTACTTCATGACCTTCCATGGCCAGCAGAACATCAA GACAGTGATTGACACCATGCAGCACGCAGTCTACATGTACGACATCACCCACGTGGTTGTTGACAATCTCCAGTTCATGATGGGACACGAGCACCTCTCTGTGGACAG GCTCGCTGCCCAGGACTTCATCGTTGGTGCCTTCCGCAAGTTTGCCACGGACAACACGTGCCACATCACCCTGATCATCCATCCTCGCAAGGAGGATGATGAGAAGGAGCTGCAGACAGCCTCCATCTTTGGCTCTGCCAAG CCAGGAGGCCGACAACGTCCTCATCCTGCAGGACCGCAAGCTGGTGACAGGGCCAGGGAAGCGCTACCTGCAGGTGTCCAAGAATCGCTTCGACGGGGACGTGGGTATCTTCCCTCTGGAGTTCAGCAAGGCCTCGCTCTCCTTCTCATCTTCCAAAAGCAAGGTTAG
- the TWNK gene encoding twinkle mtDNA helicase isoform X1, with product MALVPLRPGRAASRLLPLLCGGARSKGASLSPGAPGRLGQRRYKKGVLPSPDGPAPSVSITEIRQYLRAQDIPFHDGYSCLHTPSLFTGDRGDQPLSANAPFTLFIDKTTGSFLCTATLAEGTWQDFQANVEMRHHGVTPIPPASSEETEEEMRQAREDARCIWERALPLWELLDEKETKETKALFGISQVTDATLKRFGVRYLRAARSLVFPWFSPQDATLKGVKLLRVEKKGGTKTYVEETLPRFDSYRNLFGLPLIGRRDTELVLTGWELDALALHQAAGVASLALPRGASSLPPTLLPYLEQFKRITLWLGEDLRSWEAAKLFARKLSLKRCSLVRPGNLQPRPLEALNQGLNVTKILRSALLASHKSIISFRQLREEVFGELVNTEQVSGVKWTRFPELNKLLKGHRKGELTIFTGPTGSGKTTFISEYALDLCMQGVCTLWGSFEINNVRLAKIMLTQFAGRRLEDQLELYDEWADRFEELPLYFMTFHGQQNIKTVIDTMQHAVYMYDITHVVVDNLQFMMGHEHLSVDRLAAQDFIVGAFRKFATDNTCHITLIIHPRKEDDEKELQTASIFGSAKASQEADNVLILQDRKLVTGPGKRYLQVSKNRFDGDVGIFPLEFSKASLSFSSSKSKVRLKKMKEEKEILANKIVEGGSGASKKP from the exons ATGGCGCTGGTGCCCCTGCGGCCCGGGAGAGCCGCCAGCCGCCTCCTGCCGCTGCTGTGCGGGGGGGCCAGGAGCAAGGGAGCCTCGCTGAGCCCCGGGGCGCCGGGCCGCCTCGGGCAGCGACGCTACAAGAAGGGCGTGCTGCCCTCCCCCGACGGGCCCGCGCCCTCCGTCTCCATCACTGAGATCCGCCAGTACCTGCGGGCGCAGGACATCCCCTTCCACGATGGGTACAGCTGCCTGCACACCCCCAGCCTCTTCACCGGCGACCGCGGGGACCAGCCGCTGTCCGCCAATGCCCCGTTCACGCTTTTCATTGACAAGACCACGGGCAGCTTCCTGTGCACAGCCACCCTGGCCGAGGGCACCTGGCAGGACTTCCAGGCTAACGTGGAAATGCGGCACCATGGCGTTACCCCCATTCCCCCTGCCAGCTCGGAGGAGACGGAGGAGGAAATGCGACAGGCTCGAGAGGATGCCCGCTGCATCTGGGAACGGGCTCTGccgctctgggagctgctggatgagAAGGAGACCAAGGAGACCAAGGCTTTGTTTGGTATCTCCCAGGTGACAGATGCCACCTTGAAACGCTTCGGTGTGCGTTATCTGAGGGCTGCCAGGTCTCTCGTCTTCCCCTGGTTCAGTCCTCAAGATGCAACCCTGAAGGGCGTGAAACTCCTGAGGGTGGAGAAAAAGGGGGGCACAAAAACTTACGTGGAAGAGACTTTACCCCGCTTCGATTCCTATCGCAATCTTTTTGGGCTGCCCCTGATTGGCCGCCGAGACACAGAGCTAGTCTTAACCGGCTGGGAGCTGgatgccctggccctgcaccaagCTGCAGGAGtggccagcctggccctgccacGGGGGGCCAGCTCCCTGCCTCCCACCCTTCTTCCTTACCTGGAGCAGTTCAAGCGCATCACGCTGTGGCTCGGCGAGGACTTGCGCTCCTGGGAAGCTGCCAAGCTCTTTGCTCGCAAGCTGAGCCTCAAGCGCTGCTCTCTGGTGCGCCCTGGCAACCTGCAGCCCCGGCCCTTGGAGGCTCTGAACCAGGGCCTGAACGTCACCAAAATCCTGCGTTCTGCCTTGCTTGCCAGCCACAAATCCATCATCTCCTTCCGGCAACTGCGCGAGGAGGTGTTTGGGGAGCTGGTGAACACCGAGCAGGTGTCTGGCGTCAAGTGGACACGTTTCCCCGAGCTCAACAAGCTCCTCAAAGGGCACCGCAAAGGGGAGCTCACCATCTTCACAG GCCCAACGGGCAGTGGGAAGACCACGTTTATCAGCGAGTATGCACTGGACCTGTGCATGCAGGGCGTGTGCACACTGTGGGGCAGCTTTGAGATCAACAATGTCCGTCTGGCCAAAATCATGCTGACACAGTTTGCTGGCCGGCGCCTGGAGGACCAGCTGGAACTGTACGATGAGTGGGCTGATCGCTTCGAGGAGCTCCCGCTCTACTTCATGACCTTCCATGGCCAGCAGAACATCAA GACAGTGATTGACACCATGCAGCACGCAGTCTACATGTACGACATCACCCACGTGGTTGTTGACAATCTCCAGTTCATGATGGGACACGAGCACCTCTCTGTGGACAG GCTCGCTGCCCAGGACTTCATCGTTGGTGCCTTCCGCAAGTTTGCCACGGACAACACGTGCCACATCACCCTGATCATCCATCCTCGCAAGGAGGATGATGAGAAGGAGCTGCAGACAGCCTCCATCTTTGGCTCTGCCAAG GCCAGCCAGGAGGCCGACAACGTCCTCATCCTGCAGGACCGCAAGCTGGTGACAGGGCCAGGGAAGCGCTACCTGCAGGTGTCCAAGAATCGCTTCGACGGGGACGTGGGTATCTTCCCTCTGGAGTTCAGCAAGGCCTCGCTCTCCTTCTCATCTTCCAAAAGCAAGGTTAGGCTGAAGAAGatgaaggaggagaaggagatttTAGCCAACAAAATCGTGGAGGGAGGCTCAGGAGCCTCCAAGAAGCCATGA
- the SEMA4G gene encoding semaphorin-4G isoform X4, which produces MDCLQKGKNNKTECFNHVRFLQRLNSTHLYACGTYAFHPLCAAIDANRFMLPSHFEEGKEKCPYDPARGYTGLIVDGGLYTATRYEFRSLPDIRRNLHQRPLKTEESPLHWLNDAEFVTSVLVRESRDSPVGDDDKIYYFFMERAGEETTSFFDKSQVARVARVARVCKSDVGGKKILQRKWTSFMKARLVCYIPYYEVLRSVCSLDGGGWASTVFYAAFALSAQWRTMEASAVCRYNISAVQRAFEGPYMEYQDWARKWSRYDGAVPEPRPGSCITDHSRRKGYNSSQDLPNSVLDFVKLHPLMFEEVKPADGEPLLVKKNVVYSQLAVDRVQALDGRSYDVLFMGTGDGWIHKAVVVNSGIHIVEEVQVFRDLQPVESLVISHIQRSLYVGAASGIVQVPLASCAKYSSCYDCILARDPYCAWDGRACRAIATTHSTGLVQDIQSGNKGCRSSSGRVRVPTGSLLWKNRTVLQGDDVLLPCDQRSNLARAVWLLNGSEVLGMGQDRLRVGVDGLLVTDTLPQYSGEYRCYGEEQGLRTLLATYSLSVLPELPRSPTAAPSPHASSQTTNDMKVVYISAIVTLVVLCTVLSIILLYVSCLEKRKGKYVLGEPRPASVELQTVSANCLRKGHREEEEEELTYPDGCLRIIPGEAPTAATSPVKELPAAVPPLPPPLPAELTNGVGALPNVLRKMNGNSYMLLQQQEEPLASPLYNASFTEELNKILEKRKHTQLVEKLDESSV; this is translated from the exons GATGCCAACAGGTTCATGTTGCCATCTCACTTTGAAGAAGGCAAGGAGAAGTGTCCATATGACCCTGCCCGTGGCTACACTGGGCTCATTGTGG atGGAGGCTTGTACACAGCAACACGCTATGAGTTTCGGAGCCTCCCTGACATTCGGAGGAACCTGCACCAGCGGCCACTGAAAACAGAGGAGTCCCCACTGCACTGGCTGAATG ACGCGGAGTTTGTGACCTCTGTGCTGGTccgggagagcagggacagccctgtggGTGACGATGACAAAATCTACTACTTCTTCATGGAGCGGGCAGGAGAGGAGACCACATCCTTCTTTGACAAGAGTCAGGTGGCCCGAGTGGCCCGGGTGGCCCGTGTTTGCAAG AGCGATGTGGGGGGGAAGAAGATTCTGCAGCGCAAGTGGACGTCCTTCATGAAGGCACGCCTGGTCTGCTACATCCCCTACTACGAGGTGCTGCGCAGTGTCTGCAGCCTGGACGGGGGCGGCTGGGCCAGCACCGTCTTCTATGCTGCCTTCGCACTCTCAGCACAGTG GAGGACCATGGAGGCCTCGGCCGTGTGCCGCTACAACATCTCGGCGGTGCAGCGTGCCTTCGAGGGCCCCTACATGGAGTACCAGGACTGGGCTCGCAAATGGTCCCGCTACGACGGTGCAGTGcccgagccccggcccggctcc TGCATCACAGACCACTCCCGCAGGAAGGGCTACAACTCCTCGCAGGACCTGCCCAACAGTGTCCTGGACTTTGTCAAGCTGCACCCACTCATGTTTGAGGAGGTGAAGCCAGCTGATGGGGAGCCACTCCTGGTGAAGAAGAACGTGGTGTACAGCCAGCTGGCTGTAGACAGGGTGCAGGCCCTGGATGGTCGCTCCTACGATGTGCTCTTCATGGGGACAG ggGATGGCTGGATCCACAAGGCTGTGGTGGTGAACTCTGGCATCCACATTGTGGAGGAGGTGCAGGTGTTCAGggacctgcagcctgtggagagcCTGGTGATCTCCCACATCCAG AGGAGCCTGTACGTGGGGGCAGCCAGCGGGATCGTGCAGGTGCCCCTGGCCTCCTGTGCCAAATACTCCTCCTGCTATGACTGCATCCTTGCCCGGGACCCCTACTGTGCCTGGGATGGCAGGGCATGCCGCGCCATCGCCACCACACACAG cacagggctggtgcAGGACATTCAAAGTGGCAACAAGGGATGCCGGAGCAGCTCTGGACGGG TGCGTGTCCCCACAGGCTCCCTGCTGTGGAAAAACCGGACGGTGCTGCAGGGGGACgatgtgctgctgccctgtgaCCAGCGCTCCAACCTGGCCCGAGCCGTGTGGCTGCTGAACGGCAGCGAAGTGCTGGGCATGGGGCAGGACCGGCTGCGCGTGGGGGTGGATGGGCTGCTGGTGACGGACACGCTGCCCCAGTACAGCGGCGAGTACCGCTGCTACGGCGAGGAGCAGGGTCTCCGGACACTGTTGGCTACCTACAGCCTCTCCGTGCTGCCCGAGCTGCCCCGCAGCCCTACAGCTGCCCCATCACCCCATGCCTCCAGCCAGACGACCAATGACATGAAGGTAGTTTACATTTCTGCCATCGTCACTTTGGTGGTGCTCTGCACTGTGCTCAGCATCATCCTCCTGTACGTGTCCTGCCTGGAGAAGCGCAAGGGCAAGTATGTGCTAGGGGAGCCGCGGCCAGCCAGCGTGGAGCTGCAGACCGTCTCGGCCAACTGCCTGCGCAAGGGCCaccgggaggaggaggaggaagagctcaCCTACCCCGACGGCTGCCTGCGGATCATCCCCGGCGAGGCGCCCACGGCTGCCACCTCCCCAGTCAAGGAGCTGCCGGCTGCTGTGCCCCCACTGCCACCCCCGCTGCCAGCCGAGCTCACCAATGGCGTGGGGGCTCTGCCCAACGTCCTGCGGAAGATGAACGGCAACAGCTACAtgttgctgcagcagcaggaggagccacTGGCCTCTCCGCTCTACAACGCGTCCTTCACCGAGGAGCTCAACAAAATCCTGGAGAAGCGAAAACACACGCAACTGGTGGAAAAGCTGGATGAGAGCTCTGTgtag